A DNA window from Bacillus andreraoultii contains the following coding sequences:
- a CDS encoding YgzB family protein, with translation MDVKYSSKINKIRTFALSLIFLGFIIMYVGLLFKNWPIVMVLFMVFGLLSIIASCVVYFLIGMLSTKAVQVVCPSCQKVTKMLGRVDICMYCREPLTLDRSLEGQVFDENFNSKKKNASEL, from the coding sequence TTGGACGTGAAGTATTCAAGTAAAATCAATAAAATTCGTACCTTTGCACTTAGTTTAATTTTTCTTGGCTTTATTATTATGTATGTTGGCTTACTTTTTAAAAATTGGCCAATTGTTATGGTACTTTTTATGGTTTTTGGGTTACTTTCAATCATTGCAAGCTGTGTTGTTTATTTTTTAATCGGTATGCTATCGACAAAGGCTGTACAAGTTGTTTGCCCTAGTTGTCAGAAAGTAACGAAGATGTTAGGAAGAGTGGATATATGTATGTATTGTCGTGAACCTTTAACCTTAGATCGCTCTTTAGAAGGGCAAGTTTTTGATGAGAACTTCAATAGCAAAAAAAAGAATGCTTCCGAGCTTTAA
- the perR gene encoding peroxide-responsive transcriptional repressor PerR has protein sequence MAVSQSQLKEALDTLKVSGVRITPQRHAILEYLINSMTHPTADEIFKALEGKFPNMSVATVYNNLRVFREVGLVKELTYGDSSSRFDFSTHDHYHAICESCGKIVDFQYPGLDEVEQFATHVTGFNVSHHRLEVYGICPECAKKESH, from the coding sequence ATGGCGGTGTCACAAAGTCAATTGAAGGAAGCTTTAGATACATTAAAGGTGTCTGGCGTACGAATTACACCACAACGTCATGCGATACTTGAATATTTGATAAATTCAATGACTCATCCAACAGCTGATGAAATATTTAAAGCATTAGAAGGCAAATTTCCAAATATGAGTGTCGCAACAGTGTATAATAATTTGCGTGTTTTTCGCGAGGTGGGTCTAGTAAAAGAACTAACCTATGGTGATTCTTCTAGCCGTTTTGATTTTAGCACTCACGATCATTACCACGCAATATGTGAAAGTTGTGGGAAAATTGTCGACTTTCAATATCCAGGTCTCGATGAAGTTGAACAATTCGCAACTCATGTAACCGGGTTTAATGTTAGTCACCACCGATTAGAAGTTTATGGTATTTGTCCAGAATGTGCAAAAAAGGAATCGCATTAA
- a CDS encoding cob(I)yrinic acid a,c-diamide adenosyltransferase: MRIYTRSGDKGTTSLVYGVRVPKNDIRVEAYGTCDEANSFIGFAVSFLQDKSFQEKEKIVKIFHEIQTILFHVGAELSTPEGKEVAWKLEERHVKTLEGYIDELDAKLQPLSNFILPGGHPAGAALHTARTIVRRGERCVVSIENLNPAVVQYLNRLSDFLFVAARYVNSVFQIEEQHLHQE, translated from the coding sequence GTGCGAATATATACGAGATCAGGAGATAAAGGAACTACATCTTTAGTCTATGGTGTACGTGTACCAAAAAATGATATACGAGTAGAAGCTTATGGAACATGTGATGAAGCAAACTCATTTATTGGTTTTGCTGTAAGTTTTTTACAGGATAAATCCTTTCAAGAAAAGGAGAAAATAGTAAAGATCTTTCATGAGATACAAACAATCCTTTTTCATGTTGGAGCAGAACTATCAACCCCAGAAGGAAAAGAAGTTGCATGGAAGCTAGAGGAGAGGCATGTAAAGACACTGGAAGGTTATATTGATGAACTTGATGCGAAATTACAACCGTTGTCGAACTTTATTTTACCAGGGGGGCATCCTGCGGGGGCGGCTCTTCATACTGCAAGAACAATTGTTAGAAGAGGAGAAAGGTGTGTAGTTAGTATTGAAAACCTTAATCCAGCAGTTGTACAATACTTAAATAGACTTTCTGATTTTCTATTTGTTGCCGCTCGATATGTTAATTCAGTTTTTCAAATAGAAGAACAACATTTACATCAAGAATAA